A genomic stretch from Candidatus Latescibacterota bacterium includes:
- a CDS encoding GNAT family N-acetyltransferase, which translates to MSTSLQTDWQKQYREQILTPDQAVAKIKPGQRVFIGTSCATPQALVRALASHAGELADTEIVHMLSQGDAPYATRELAGNFRVNSFFIAANVRDAIQEGFGDYTPIFLSEIPRLFASGQLPLDVAMIQVSPPNERGFVSLGISVDIVKSAAQNAALVIAQVNPQMPWTHGDGQLDINDIDWLVPADEPLIEWHSPEPTPLIRQIGEYVAALVDDGSTVEVGIGRIPHAALEHMRGKQDLGIHTEMLTDRIIDLVDRGVITGTRKSLDRNKVVASFCMGTRKLYDYIDDNPAFAFHPTEYVNDPFVISRQQNMVAINVALEVDLTGQVCSDTVGGRFFSGIGGQVDFNRGAARAHGGKAIIALPSTAKDGSISRIVGRLSPGAGVVTTRGDVHYVVTEYGVAYLHGKSVQNRALALISIAHPDYRAKLLKEAVEAKYVRPEMGAMGDRLVVGPQELRSSFVLDDGTQLGFRPIHPTDEPRMKDLFYALSQETVYYRFMQAMTRIPERQVLDFVFVDHRRDVAIVGTVPEAHGDEIVAIGRYYLDPVTNRAEVAFVVRDEWQRRGIGTYLLRNLITIARRNGISGFTAEVLKENRPMQTVFHNSGCKVSSRLEGGVVHYELEFV; encoded by the coding sequence GTGAGCACCAGCCTGCAGACCGACTGGCAGAAGCAGTACCGCGAGCAGATCCTCACTCCCGACCAGGCCGTGGCCAAGATCAAGCCCGGCCAGCGGGTCTTCATCGGCACGAGCTGCGCCACGCCCCAGGCGCTGGTGCGCGCGCTGGCGTCCCACGCCGGCGAGCTGGCCGACACGGAGATCGTCCACATGCTGAGCCAGGGTGACGCCCCCTACGCCACCCGGGAGCTCGCGGGCAACTTCCGCGTGAACAGCTTCTTCATCGCCGCCAACGTGCGCGACGCGATCCAGGAGGGCTTCGGCGACTACACGCCGATCTTCCTGTCGGAGATCCCGCGGCTCTTCGCCTCGGGGCAGCTGCCGCTGGACGTGGCGATGATCCAGGTGAGCCCGCCCAACGAGCGCGGCTTCGTGTCGCTGGGGATCTCGGTGGACATCGTCAAGAGCGCGGCGCAGAACGCGGCGCTGGTGATCGCCCAGGTGAACCCGCAGATGCCCTGGACCCACGGCGACGGCCAGCTCGACATCAACGACATCGACTGGCTCGTGCCGGCCGACGAGCCCCTCATCGAGTGGCACTCCCCCGAGCCGACCCCCCTGATCCGGCAGATCGGCGAGTACGTGGCGGCGCTCGTGGACGACGGCTCCACCGTGGAGGTGGGCATCGGCCGCATCCCCCACGCGGCGCTCGAGCACATGCGCGGCAAGCAGGACCTGGGCATCCACACCGAGATGCTCACCGACCGCATCATCGACCTGGTGGACCGCGGCGTGATCACCGGCACGCGCAAGTCGCTCGACCGGAACAAGGTGGTGGCCAGCTTCTGCATGGGCACCCGCAAGCTCTACGACTACATCGACGACAACCCCGCCTTCGCCTTCCACCCCACCGAGTACGTCAACGACCCCTTCGTGATCAGCCGCCAGCAGAACATGGTGGCGATCAACGTGGCCCTCGAGGTCGACCTCACCGGCCAGGTCTGCTCGGACACCGTGGGCGGCCGCTTCTTCTCGGGCATCGGCGGCCAGGTGGACTTCAACCGCGGCGCCGCGCGCGCCCACGGCGGCAAGGCGATCATCGCGCTGCCGTCCACGGCCAAGGACGGCTCGATCTCCCGCATCGTCGGCCGCCTCTCCCCGGGCGCGGGGGTCGTGACCACGCGCGGGGACGTCCACTACGTGGTCACCGAGTACGGCGTGGCCTACCTGCACGGCAAGAGCGTGCAGAACCGGGCGCTGGCGCTGATCAGCATCGCGCACCCGGACTACCGCGCGAAGCTGCTCAAGGAGGCCGTGGAGGCGAAGTACGTGCGGCCCGAGATGGGCGCCATGGGCGACCGCCTCGTGGTGGGTCCGCAGGAGCTGCGCAGCAGCTTCGTGCTGGACGACGGCACGCAGCTGGGCTTCCGCCCCATCCACCCCACCGACGAGCCCCGCATGAAGGACCTCTTCTACGCCCTGAGCCAGGAGACGGTCTACTACCGCTTCATGCAGGCCATGACGCGCATCCCCGAGCGTCAGGTGCTGGACTTCGTCTTCGTGGACCACCGGCGCGACGTGGCCATCGTGGGCACCGTGCCCGAAGCCCACGGCGACGAGATCGTCGCCATCGGCCGCTACTACCTCGACCCGGTGACGAACCGCGCCGAGGTGGCCTTCGTCGTACGCGACGAGTGGCAGCGCCGCGGGATCGGCACCTACCTGCTGCGGAACCTGATCACCATCGCCCGCCGCAACGGCATCAGCGGCTTCACGGCGGAGGTGCTCAAGGAAAACCGGCCGATGCAGACCGTTTTCCACAACAGCGGCTGCAAGGTGAGCAGCCGGCTCGAGGGCGGCGTGGTGCACTACGAGCTGGAATTCGTGTAG
- a CDS encoding acetate--CoA ligase family protein, protein MLDSLLAPRTVAIVGASATPGKVGHAILANMIEAGFEGRIVPVNPKADTLLGLDCVHSLGEMDGKPDLTVIAVPTPAVKAAVTDAIAAGTGAVIVITAGFKETGAEGAALEKEITQLCRRAGVRMMGPNCLGLINTQERINASFAKQTPVQGNISVLSQSGALCTAILDWAAARHLGLAKLISIGNKAELDETDFLEALAEDQATKVIVGYLENITAGDAFIKRAEAVAAKKPVVILKVGTTAAGGKAASSHTGSLAGADIAYGAAFKRAGVIRAEGFEDMFDTATALAMQPLPRGGRVAIITNAGGPGIMAADAVEESGLTVASLSEKLRDELARQLPAAASVGNPIDVLGDAGPERYAMAVAAAQDDTSIDAIIVILTPQAMTDPAATARAIAAKARGEKPLLAVFMGGREVMPGRDELVAAGLPDYASPERAVRALKAMADYAAWKERPPRIVTRFPVNRRRVERILHRHERTGRKQVGEVAAKEILRAYDFNVPPGRLATSAEEAMEVAERVGFPVAMKIASPQVVHKSDLGGVQLNLATPGQVRDAFELMMMRIPRRVPNAQLDGAYVEKMCGRGTEVIIGMTRDPQFGPMMMFGLGGIFVEVMKDVTFYLAPITADEAMQMLMGTRSYALLKGARGKEAVDLAAIASGLQRISQLATDFPQIAELDINPFIVGVPGNEPVVADARITLA, encoded by the coding sequence ATGCTCGACTCCCTGCTCGCCCCCCGCACCGTCGCGATCGTGGGCGCGTCGGCCACCCCTGGCAAGGTGGGCCACGCGATCCTGGCCAACATGATCGAGGCGGGCTTCGAGGGACGCATCGTCCCGGTGAACCCCAAGGCCGACACGTTGCTCGGACTCGACTGCGTCCACAGCCTCGGCGAGATGGACGGCAAGCCCGACCTCACGGTGATCGCCGTGCCCACGCCCGCGGTGAAGGCCGCCGTGACGGACGCGATCGCGGCCGGCACCGGCGCGGTGATCGTGATCACCGCCGGCTTCAAGGAGACCGGCGCCGAAGGGGCCGCGCTCGAGAAGGAGATCACCCAGCTCTGCCGCCGCGCCGGCGTGCGCATGATGGGCCCCAACTGCCTCGGCCTCATCAACACCCAGGAGCGGATCAACGCGTCCTTCGCCAAGCAGACGCCCGTGCAGGGCAACATCTCCGTGCTCTCGCAGTCCGGCGCGCTCTGCACGGCGATCCTGGACTGGGCCGCGGCGCGGCATCTGGGCCTGGCCAAGCTCATCAGCATCGGCAACAAGGCCGAGCTCGACGAGACCGACTTCCTCGAGGCGCTCGCCGAGGATCAGGCGACCAAGGTCATCGTGGGCTATCTCGAGAACATCACCGCGGGCGACGCGTTCATCAAGCGCGCCGAGGCCGTGGCGGCGAAGAAGCCCGTGGTCATCCTCAAGGTGGGCACCACCGCGGCGGGCGGGAAGGCCGCCAGCTCGCACACGGGCAGCCTCGCGGGCGCGGACATCGCCTACGGCGCGGCCTTCAAGCGCGCGGGCGTGATCCGCGCCGAGGGTTTCGAGGACATGTTCGACACCGCCACCGCCCTGGCCATGCAGCCGCTGCCCCGCGGCGGGCGCGTGGCGATCATCACCAACGCCGGCGGACCGGGCATCATGGCCGCCGACGCGGTGGAGGAAAGCGGGCTCACCGTCGCCAGCCTGAGCGAGAAGCTGCGCGACGAACTCGCGCGCCAGCTCCCGGCCGCGGCCAGCGTGGGCAACCCCATCGACGTGCTGGGCGACGCCGGCCCCGAGCGCTACGCCATGGCCGTGGCGGCGGCGCAGGACGACACGTCGATCGACGCGATCATCGTCATCCTGACGCCCCAGGCGATGACGGACCCCGCGGCCACGGCGCGCGCCATCGCGGCCAAGGCCCGGGGCGAGAAGCCGCTGCTGGCGGTCTTCATGGGCGGCCGCGAGGTCATGCCGGGCCGCGACGAGCTCGTGGCCGCCGGCCTGCCGGACTACGCCTCGCCGGAGCGCGCCGTGCGCGCGCTCAAGGCCATGGCCGACTACGCGGCCTGGAAGGAGCGGCCGCCGCGGATCGTGACGCGCTTCCCGGTGAACCGGCGGCGCGTGGAGCGCATCCTCCACCGCCACGAGCGCACCGGCCGCAAGCAGGTCGGCGAGGTGGCCGCCAAGGAGATCCTGCGCGCCTACGACTTCAACGTGCCCCCCGGTCGTCTGGCCACCAGCGCCGAGGAGGCCATGGAAGTGGCCGAGCGCGTGGGCTTCCCGGTGGCGATGAAGATCGCCTCGCCGCAGGTGGTCCACAAGTCGGACCTGGGCGGCGTGCAGCTGAACCTCGCCACGCCGGGCCAGGTGCGCGACGCCTTCGAGCTGATGATGATGCGCATCCCCCGCCGTGTGCCCAACGCGCAGCTGGACGGGGCCTACGTGGAGAAGATGTGCGGACGCGGCACGGAGGTCATCATCGGCATGACCCGGGATCCGCAGTTCGGCCCCATGATGATGTTCGGCCTGGGCGGCATCTTCGTGGAGGTGATGAAGGACGTCACCTTCTACCTGGCGCCCATCACGGCCGACGAGGCCATGCAGATGCTCATGGGCACGCGCTCCTACGCGCTGCTCAAGGGCGCGCGGGGCAAGGAGGCCGTGGATCTGGCGGCCATCGCCAGCGGCCTGCAGCGGATCAGCCAGCTCGCCACCGACTTCCCGCAGATCGCGGAGCTGGACATCAACCCCTTCATCGTGGGCGTGCCGGGCAACGAGCCAGTGGTAGCCGACGCCCGCATCACCCTGGCCTGA
- a CDS encoding AI-2E family transporter — MTHRRFSLVFLLLLLALISGLFLAMIRAFLLTLLLAAIAAGMASPLYRRLLRRLGQRRALASAVTLVILLLVVLVPLGLLLGVVAGEAYQIAQSARPWVETRLQHPDLILDRLQGLPLLGQLTPYREQIFQKAGALVGSLGSFLFDSLQATTRGTVSFLFHLGLLLYALFFFLMDGGPLLRRILYYMPLEAEDERRMVDKFTSVTRATLKGTLLIGLAQGALAGAAFAVLGIEGAVFWGTVMTLLSVIPGIGTALVWVPAGVILLASGRVGAGVGLMLFCGLVVGSVDNLLRPRLVGRDTQMHELLILFGTLGGITLFGVLGFIVGPILAALFVTVWEIYGVAFKDWLGPVPESADAMPSPSARPEQESPAEAPEETERS; from the coding sequence ATGACCCATCGCCGCTTCAGCCTGGTCTTCCTGCTCCTGCTGCTGGCGCTCATCTCGGGCCTCTTCCTGGCCATGATCCGGGCCTTCCTGCTCACGCTGCTGCTGGCCGCGATCGCGGCGGGCATGGCCAGCCCGCTCTACCGCCGCCTGCTGCGGCGCCTGGGGCAGCGGCGCGCGCTGGCCAGCGCGGTGACGCTCGTCATCCTGCTGCTGGTGGTGCTGGTGCCCCTGGGCCTGCTGCTGGGCGTGGTGGCCGGCGAGGCCTACCAGATCGCGCAGAGCGCGCGGCCCTGGGTGGAGACGCGGCTGCAGCACCCCGATCTCATCCTCGATCGCCTGCAGGGCCTGCCCTTGCTGGGGCAGCTCACCCCCTACCGGGAGCAGATCTTCCAGAAGGCGGGCGCGCTGGTGGGCAGCCTGGGCAGCTTCCTCTTCGACAGCCTGCAGGCCACGACCCGCGGCACGGTCAGCTTCCTCTTCCACCTCGGCCTGCTGCTCTACGCGCTCTTCTTCTTCCTCATGGACGGCGGCCCGCTGCTCCGTCGCATCCTCTACTACATGCCCCTGGAGGCCGAGGACGAGCGCCGCATGGTGGACAAGTTCACCTCCGTCACGCGCGCCACGCTCAAGGGCACGCTGCTCATCGGCCTGGCGCAGGGCGCCCTGGCCGGGGCGGCCTTCGCGGTGCTGGGGATCGAGGGCGCCGTCTTCTGGGGCACGGTGATGACCCTGCTCTCGGTCATCCCCGGCATCGGCACGGCGCTGGTCTGGGTGCCGGCGGGCGTGATCCTCCTCGCCTCGGGGCGCGTGGGGGCGGGCGTCGGCCTCATGCTCTTCTGCGGACTGGTGGTGGGCAGCGTGGACAACCTCCTCCGCCCCCGTCTCGTGGGACGGGACACGCAGATGCACGAACTGCTCATCCTCTTCGGCACCCTGGGGGGCATCACGCTATTCGGGGTGCTCGGCTTCATCGTGGGGCCGATCCTGGCGGCGCTCTTCGTGACGGTCTGGGAGATCTACGGCGTGGCCTTCAAGGACTGGCTGGGGCCGGTCCCGGAAAGCGCCGACGCGATGCCGTCGCCGTCCGCGAGACCCGAGCAGGAATCGCCGGCCGAGGCCCCGGAGGAGACGGAAAGATCCTGA
- a CDS encoding dihydroorotate dehydrogenase-like protein produces the protein MDMKTRYLGLELKNPLVASASPINLDLDAARRSEDAGAAALVMPSLFEEQILAESRELDHYLTHGTESFAEALSYFPEQEDYRLGPERYLQTLRRLKASLDIPVIASLNGVSEGGWTAYARHLEEAGADAIELNVYFIPTDPNLSGREVEQIYVDVLTRVKASVSIPVAMKLSPFFSNMAEMAHRLDQAGADGLVLFNRFYQPDLDLDELVVRPNILLSTPQAMRLPLRWIAILHGHLKASLAATSGVHTTTDCLKMLMAGADAVMLASAVFRHGPEVFGELLEGVRSWMEEREYESVEQLKGSMSQKSVAEPAAYERALYVQALQRFDGRSL, from the coding sequence ATGGACATGAAGACCCGCTACCTGGGCCTCGAGCTGAAGAACCCGCTGGTCGCGTCGGCCTCGCCGATCAACCTGGACCTCGACGCCGCGCGCCGCTCGGAGGACGCCGGCGCCGCCGCCCTGGTCATGCCCTCGCTCTTCGAGGAGCAGATCCTCGCCGAGTCGCGCGAGCTGGATCACTATCTCACGCACGGGACGGAGAGCTTCGCCGAGGCGCTCAGCTACTTCCCCGAGCAGGAGGACTACCGCCTCGGCCCGGAGCGCTACCTGCAGACGCTGCGCCGCCTCAAGGCCAGCCTCGACATTCCCGTGATCGCCAGCCTGAACGGCGTCTCCGAGGGCGGCTGGACGGCCTACGCGCGCCACCTCGAGGAGGCCGGCGCCGATGCGATCGAGCTGAACGTCTACTTCATCCCCACCGACCCGAACCTGTCGGGCCGCGAGGTGGAGCAGATCTACGTGGACGTGCTCACCCGCGTGAAGGCCAGCGTCTCGATCCCCGTGGCCATGAAGCTCAGCCCCTTCTTCAGCAACATGGCCGAGATGGCCCACCGCCTCGACCAGGCCGGTGCCGACGGTCTCGTCCTCTTCAACCGTTTCTACCAGCCCGACCTCGACCTGGACGAGCTGGTGGTGCGCCCGAACATCCTGCTCAGCACGCCACAGGCCATGCGCCTGCCGCTGCGCTGGATCGCGATCCTGCACGGGCACCTGAAGGCGAGCCTCGCGGCCACGAGCGGCGTGCACACGACCACCGACTGTCTGAAGATGCTCATGGCCGGCGCCGACGCCGTCATGCTGGCCTCGGCCGTGTTCCGGCACGGGCCGGAGGTCTTCGGCGAGCTGCTCGAGGGCGTCCGCTCCTGGATGGAGGAGCGCGAGTACGAGTCCGTCGAACAGCTCAAGGGCAGCATGAGCCAGAAGTCGGTGGCCGAGCCCGCCGCCTACGAGCGCGCGCTCTACGTCCAGGCCCTGCAGCGCTTCGACGGCCGCAGCCTCTAG
- a CDS encoding right-handed parallel beta-helix repeat-containing protein, whose amino-acid sequence MLRLAPGALLLALLVLCPGLSVATVHVVVAGSGSIQPVIDAAAPGDTLRLSGNFSGAGNVGLDPAGKDLVYLASEATGATFTAGGQTVFFFRSGETAATRVSGITFLGSSNAILCDGASPTLSKLDFTGNYGSPSSGVGGAGLRCENGASPLVDGCAFSSNAHLRGAGACVLSGAAPSFLDCDFSNNSAALGGAVYVDDASPLFVDCVFAGNTAYPLADVGGTLVGGDGGAVLATGGQPVLTRCVWTGNTSHAQDGTPDLGGHGGALAFVGVAAARLGGSTLHDNAAEREGGGVYLAGSATAELDSSLVTLNLPEGLFGAESGALDIACCDVWGDGAPGYGGTLADATGLDGNLGEDPIYCGAVGGALPLGLHESSPCLPAGNACGVRIGAYGQACAGNIHRHEVPLEYATIQAALNVAVTGDSIIVAPGTYAGAGNVDLNPQGKDVVLLGAGPALSIIDGGQASRGLLIATGETAAMTVSGFTIKGCRYALGPAITCIGASPTLENLILRDNISLSDGGALVCINASPRLTDVLIHDNTAFDDGGGMFCASGGSPQLTRVLFFDNDATGNGGAIYAQGASPSLLDCTVAFNNADLGGAGLWLQQGGLCTLERSIVTFGYGGGGIHVETGALLQASCSNVFGNGGGDWSGDAVDPQGADGNLSADPLFCAPSTRDFHLDQDSPCAAANNACAVDMGIYGVACDNVHHAISGRLLTAGGVPVEGIGVYGSYYEAHTDSNGAYTILVPDQWSGNVLPLAVLYTFEPTLRHYDLVGADIPDQDFLAIRERLHRVPSEYPSIAAGLAVSVDGDTVLVAPGSYDGDDNRRLDFLGRNIALLSEGGAAQTVIECGGAGRALNFENGEGPASVVDGFTIRGGHVFYEWESSSGGGIRVSGASPTLRNLVIEDCRAKSAGGGIAMANSASLVENVVLRHNQAYDVAYGNGGGLAVFGGSPTFTGLLVHHNVATEAGGGVYLSGGTASLVEATVGDNQAQRGGGLGLAYAATPSLERLLVTGNSAGSGAALHAADSPSAPVWACSDIFDNGPSPFGGFASAPSGDNFSLDPLYCTLGNENYSLSEQSPCMPDNNDCGLQVGAVGIGCTLTEAEGGPAAFYLAPNHPNPFNPATMLRFGLPRQASVTLRIFDVLGREVATPLADVTLPAGEHRLRWEGRGADGRPLPSGVYLARLEALGQIATRSMLLVK is encoded by the coding sequence TTGCTCCGACTCGCCCCTGGCGCCCTGCTCTTGGCTCTCCTCGTGCTCTGCCCCGGCCTGTCCGTCGCCACCGTGCACGTGGTGGTGGCCGGCAGCGGAAGCATCCAGCCCGTGATCGACGCCGCCGCCCCCGGCGACACCCTCCGGCTCTCCGGCAACTTCTCGGGCGCGGGCAACGTGGGCCTCGACCCCGCGGGTAAGGACCTCGTCTACCTCGCGAGCGAGGCGACGGGCGCCACGTTCACGGCGGGCGGCCAGACGGTCTTCTTCTTCCGCAGCGGCGAGACCGCGGCCACCAGGGTCTCCGGGATCACCTTCCTGGGCTCCAGCAACGCGATCCTCTGCGACGGCGCGAGCCCCACGCTCAGCAAGCTCGACTTCACCGGCAACTACGGCAGCCCGTCCAGCGGCGTCGGCGGCGCGGGCCTTCGCTGCGAGAACGGCGCCTCGCCGCTGGTGGACGGCTGCGCCTTCAGCAGCAACGCGCACCTGCGCGGCGCGGGCGCCTGCGTGCTGTCGGGCGCGGCGCCGAGCTTCCTCGACTGCGACTTCAGCAACAACTCCGCGGCGCTGGGCGGCGCGGTCTACGTCGACGACGCCTCGCCGCTCTTCGTGGACTGCGTCTTCGCGGGCAACACGGCCTACCCGCTCGCGGACGTCGGCGGCACGCTGGTGGGCGGCGACGGCGGCGCCGTGCTCGCCACGGGCGGGCAGCCAGTCCTCACGCGCTGCGTGTGGACCGGCAACACGTCCCACGCCCAGGACGGCACGCCCGACCTCGGCGGACACGGCGGCGCGCTGGCGTTCGTCGGCGTGGCCGCGGCGCGCCTCGGCGGGAGCACGCTGCACGACAACGCGGCCGAGCGGGAGGGCGGGGGCGTCTACCTGGCGGGCAGCGCCACGGCGGAGCTGGACAGCAGCCTGGTGACGCTCAACCTGCCCGAGGGGCTCTTCGGCGCCGAGTCCGGCGCGCTGGACATCGCCTGCTGCGACGTCTGGGGCGACGGGGCGCCGGGCTACGGCGGCACGCTCGCCGACGCCACCGGCCTCGACGGCAACCTGGGCGAGGATCCCATCTACTGCGGCGCCGTGGGGGGCGCGCTGCCCCTCGGCCTGCACGAGAGCTCGCCCTGCCTGCCCGCCGGCAACGCCTGCGGCGTGCGGATCGGCGCCTACGGCCAGGCCTGCGCGGGGAACATCCACCGCCACGAGGTGCCGCTCGAGTACGCCACGATCCAGGCCGCGCTCAACGTCGCCGTGACGGGGGACAGCATCATCGTGGCGCCGGGCACCTACGCGGGCGCGGGGAACGTGGATCTGAATCCTCAGGGGAAGGACGTCGTGCTGCTGGGCGCGGGACCGGCGCTGAGCATCATCGACGGCGGCCAGGCCTCCCGCGGGCTGCTCATCGCCACCGGGGAGACCGCGGCGATGACGGTCTCCGGCTTCACGATCAAGGGCTGCCGCTACGCGCTGGGGCCGGCGATCACCTGCATCGGCGCCTCGCCGACCCTGGAGAACCTGATCCTGCGCGACAACATCTCGCTGTCGGACGGCGGCGCGCTGGTCTGCATCAACGCCTCGCCGCGACTGACCGACGTCCTGATCCACGACAACACCGCCTTCGACGACGGCGGCGGCATGTTCTGCGCCAGCGGCGGCTCGCCGCAGCTGACGCGCGTGCTCTTCTTCGACAACGACGCCACGGGCAACGGCGGCGCGATCTATGCCCAGGGCGCGTCGCCTTCGCTGCTGGACTGCACCGTGGCCTTCAACAACGCCGATCTCGGCGGCGCGGGGCTCTGGCTGCAGCAGGGCGGGCTCTGCACGCTCGAGCGCTCGATCGTGACCTTCGGGTACGGCGGCGGCGGCATCCACGTGGAGACGGGGGCGCTGCTGCAGGCCAGCTGCTCGAACGTCTTCGGCAACGGCGGCGGCGACTGGAGCGGCGACGCCGTGGACCCCCAGGGCGCCGACGGCAACCTGAGCGCGGATCCGCTCTTCTGCGCCCCGTCCACGCGCGACTTCCACCTGGACCAGGACTCGCCCTGCGCGGCCGCGAACAACGCCTGCGCGGTGGACATGGGCATCTACGGCGTGGCCTGCGACAACGTCCACCACGCGATCAGCGGGCGGCTGCTCACGGCGGGAGGCGTGCCGGTGGAGGGCATCGGCGTCTACGGCAGCTACTACGAAGCGCACACGGACAGCAACGGCGCCTACACGATCCTGGTGCCGGACCAGTGGTCGGGCAACGTGCTGCCCCTGGCCGTGCTCTACACCTTCGAGCCGACGCTGCGGCACTACGATCTGGTGGGCGCGGACATCCCCGACCAGGACTTCCTCGCGATCCGCGAGCGGCTGCACCGCGTGCCCTCGGAGTACCCGTCCATCGCGGCCGGCCTCGCCGTGTCGGTGGACGGCGACACGGTGCTGGTGGCGCCGGGCAGCTACGACGGCGACGACAACCGTCGGCTGGACTTCCTCGGCCGCAACATCGCCCTGCTCAGCGAGGGGGGCGCGGCGCAGACGGTGATCGAGTGCGGCGGGGCAGGCCGCGCCCTGAACTTCGAGAACGGCGAAGGGCCCGCGTCCGTGGTGGACGGCTTCACCATTCGCGGCGGTCACGTCTTCTACGAGTGGGAGTCCAGCAGCGGCGGCGGCATTCGCGTGAGCGGCGCTTCGCCCACCCTGCGCAACCTGGTGATCGAGGACTGCCGGGCGAAGAGCGCGGGCGGGGGCATCGCCATGGCCAACTCCGCGTCCCTGGTGGAGAACGTGGTGCTGCGTCACAACCAGGCCTACGACGTGGCCTACGGCAACGGCGGCGGGCTGGCGGTCTTCGGGGGCTCACCCACCTTCACGGGGCTGCTGGTGCATCACAACGTGGCCACGGAGGCGGGTGGGGGCGTCTACCTGAGCGGGGGCACGGCGAGCCTGGTGGAGGCCACCGTCGGCGACAACCAGGCGCAGCGCGGCGGCGGGCTGGGTCTGGCCTACGCGGCGACGCCGTCGCTCGAGCGGCTCCTGGTGACCGGCAACAGCGCCGGCTCCGGCGCCGCGCTCCACGCCGCGGACTCGCCGTCGGCGCCCGTCTGGGCCTGCAGCGACATCTTCGACAACGGCCCCAGTCCCTTCGGCGGCTTCGCCTCGGCGCCGTCGGGGGACAACTTCTCGCTCGATCCGCTCTACTGCACGCTCGGCAACGAGAACTACTCGCTCTCGGAGCAGAGTCCCTGCATGCCCGACAACAACGACTGCGGCCTGCAGGTGGGCGCCGTGGGCATCGGCTGCACGCTCACCGAGGCGGAGGGCGGTCCCGCGGCGTTCTACCTGGCGCCGAACCACCCGAATCCCTTCAATCCCGCCACGATGCTGCGCTTTGGCCTGCCGCGGCAGGCGTCGGTCACCCTGCGCATCTTCGACGTGCTGGGCCGCGAGGTCGCCACCCCGCTGGCGGACGTGACGCTGCCGGCCGGCGAGCACCGGCTGCGCTGGGAGGGACGCGGCGCGGACGGCCGCCCGTTGCCCTCGGGCGTCTATCTCGCGCGTCTCGAGGCGCTGGGGCAGATCGCCACACGCTCCATGCTGCTGGTCAAGTAG